GGCCTGCTGCCTGGTGCCGTTGAATGGAAGTCCCCTACGGCATCAACCCCCAGCTTCCTGGCGATCCGGAACAGCATGTTTGTAACTGACCCATCAACATCTGCAGACCTGTTAAGGTCCATCCCATGGAACCAACGGCTGTTCCTCATTGTTGACCATGGCGCAGCGAAGGGCACCAGATAGACCTTTCCCCTGACCCTGGAAGATCCAAGAAACTCCACAAGCCTCAGGGCCGCGGCCTGGGGTGGTATCTCGTTACCATGAACCCCTGCCGTGACCATGACAGAGGGGCCTGAACCCCCGAATTCAAGCATCACGGTTCCCCTGAGGGACTGCTCCGCTATCAACCTGCAATCAGCACCCACTATATAGGGTCTTAAAGCCGGGTTGCAGGCAACATCACCGCCCGATCCATCATATATCAACGAGATCCTCAATGAACCTTCCCGAGCAAACATGGGGGCCACCATAGACTTATAACTCATACTCACTATAATCTATAATGCTGTTAATAAATAAGATGATCATAAGCTTTGCTGAATGAAGGTGATTGATTATGGATAAAGTGGTTCTTGCCTTTAGCGGAGGCCTGGACACATCCGTGTGCATAAAGCTCCTCGAGGAAAAGTATGATATGGAAGTGATAACTGCATGCGTTGATGTGGGTCAGCCGCGACATGAGATTGAAAGACCGGCCAGGGTGGCCAGGGAACTGGGTAATTACAGACATCACACAATAGACGCCAGGGAAGAGTTTGCATCAGACTACATATTCCCCGCCATAAAGGCAAATGCCGTCTACGAGGGTTACCCCCTGAGCACCGCCCTTGCAAGGCCACTCATTGCAAAGAAGATAGTTGAAGTGGCTGAGAAGGAGGGTGCCTCTGCAATAGCCCATGGCTGCACAGGTAAGGGTAACGACCAGTTCCGATTCGAGGCTGTTATAAGGTCCACAACCGACCTTGATGTGATAGCCCCAATAAGGGATCTGAACCTCACAAGGACCGAGGAGATGGAGTATGCAAGGTCCTGCGGCATACCCCTCCCATCAGACAAACTCTACAGTATAGATGAAAACCTCTGGGGACGCGCAATAGAGGGGGACGTCCTCGAGGACCCTGCTGTTGAACCACCTGAGGATGCCTTTGAATGGACAAAACCTGTGGATGAAACCCCTGAAGAACCCGAGACCGTGGAGATCCAGTTCAGTGGCGGGGTTCCGGTGGCCATAAACAGGGAGGAGCTCAAACCGGTTGAGATTGTTGAAAGGGCAAATGAGATTGCAGGCACTCATGGTATCGGAAGGGTTGATATCATGGAGGACCGTATAATCGGTATGAAGAGCCGTGAGGTCTACGAGACACCCGGAGCCTGCCTGCTGATTGAAGCCCACCGCGGACTTGAACAGCTCACACTGACAAGGAGCGAACTCAGGTTCGCAGAGATCATCAGCAGCACCTACGCTGAACTCGTCTACAATGGACTGTGGCACGACCCCCTGCGTGAGGACCTTGACATGGCAATAAACCACATGCAGAGGCGTGTGACCGGGACGGTGAAGGTTAAACTCCACAGGGGCAACATGCGCATCACAGGAAGATCATCACCCTACAGCCTCTACAGTGAAGAAATAGTTTCCTTTGAAGATAAGACCCTTGACCAGCGTGAAATGGCTGGAATGGTTAAAAATTACGCGCTCCAGGCAGCCATATACAGAAAAGTCTGCAGGAAGGAAAACTGAATGGAGACCATGTCGCTCCTTATCCTTGTGGTCCTCGGGACCTTCCTCATAGCAGGGGGCCTGGCCCTCCTCAGGGTCCTCCTCAGCGTGGGAAGGACCCTCATCACGGTTGCAGCTAACATGTTAACGGGCCTCCTTATCCTCATCTGTGTTAACATGCTGCCCTTCATCAACCTACCCCTTAACCTCCTCACCATCCTCGTGGCCGGTTTTGGAGGAATCGCAGGGGTGGGGATACTGATAATAGGAAATATTGCGGGTTTCATTTAAACCATGATTTTATTTTTTTAGAGGATGGGATAAACTGGATCCAGGGAGGTCGGTGCCCCTGCAGATATACCATGGAAGATTTTTTAGAGCCTGGGATAAACTGGACCTCCAGCTTACACCATTCTCCACCCCAGTCCCTAAAGGTCAGCAAAGGAAAAACCTAAGCTCCAATCTGATTATAAACCGTAACTCTCCATCTTCATGGCCCTGGGTATGAATTCAAGTATATCTGACGCCTTCAAGCCATCCCCGTAACGATCAGCAGCCATTTCACCCGCGGATCCGTTTATGAATGATGCCAGGGCCGCCGAGTCAAAGGGGGATAATCCCATGGCCATGAGCCCCACGGTGACACCTGCAAGGCAGTCCCCTGTGCCTCCAACCGTCATTGCAGGGCACCCTGTCCTGTTAAGACGGACCCTCCCCTCCTGGAGTATGATGTCGGTTCTCCCCTTAAGGAGCACCGTGCCCCTTATCCTGGAGGATACTGACTGGAATGCTGTTATCCTTTCATTCATGTCCCCGTAAATCTCTGATTTTAATGAGAAGAACTTCCTGAACTCACCCATGTGGGGTGTTACCACAAGTTCCCTGTAACCGGCAACATCAGATGCATGGACCAGTTTAAGGGCGTCCGCATCAAGTACAAGGGGCTTTCCGGTTCCCTCCAGCTCCCCTATAATCCTGAGGAAGGCTTCACCGGTTTCAGGGTCGGTGCCTGCACCGCAGCCCATGAGCACCGAATCTGAGGCCTCTGCAAGTTCCATTATCTCATCAACCGCCCCCAATGATATATGGTCCCCCTCAAGTTCCCTGACTATCAGGTCGGGTGAGGTGGACCTGAGGGCTGCAGCGGCCCTGGTGGGGCAGGCCACCGTTACAAGATCCGCGCCGACCCTGAGGGCCGACAGCCCTGCAAGGGCGGGTGCCCCTGAATAGTACCTGCTGCCACCCACCACAAGGACCCTGCCGTTTTCTCCCTTATGGCTGCCGGGATCCCTTGAGGGCAGCCTGAGGAGGTCTCCCGGTCCAAGGAATACCTCGGCGGCCCCCGGTATCCCTATATCGGCCACCACCACCTCACCGGTAACCGCCGGGTCCGCCTCCCTTAGACCGTCCTTCATCCTGTGGAAGGTCACGGTAAGGTCGGCGCTGACAGCCACGTCCTCAACGGTTCCATCAGCAGGGTTGAGTCCGCTTGGAACATCAACCGAAACCCTGAATGAATCTGCACGGTTTATAACCTTAATAGCTGACCTGTATGGCTCCCTTATCCTTCCATGGACCCCTGTCCCGAGGATGGCATCCACAATGACATCCGCATCAACCTCAGGGATATCAGAGGAGTCATTTATCATGATGATGTTAAAGCCACCGGGGTGCGGCTGCATGGCCTCAAGAACCCTCAGGTTCTGAAGGGCGTCCCCTGACCTTATCCGTGATGGGTGTGCAAGGAGATAGACATCAACATCAAAGCCCATGTTAAGAAGGTGGCGTGCGGCAACAAAGCCATCTCCGCCGTTACCCCCCGGACCGCAGAACACCGCGACCCTGCCCCCGGAGGTTACCCCCCTGACCTCCTCTGCAATGACCCTTCCTGCATTTTCCATGAGGGAGAGTCCGGGTATCCCCAGGTACTCCGCATTCCTATCAGCTGCATTCATATCAACCGGCTTCATGACTATCCCCAGTCCAGTAATTCAAGATTCGCTGCGAACCAGATGGTCCTAATTTATATTATTGTTCAACAGATTATTTAACATTGATAAAAACTGAGGTGTCCCATGCCACCACAGAAGAGCTTCATGGAGAACGCATACTATGTTCCTCTCTCGGTAATCTACTATGCCCTGGCAGCACTCCTGGCACTCATGATCTACGGTGTTATTGGATCAATCTATATAATGGGCCTTGACTTCTACAATGCAATCTACTTCACGGTTATAACCATTGCAACGGTGGGTTACGGTGATATAACCCCCCTTACCGTGACCCCCTGACACAGCATCACCCCTGATGAAGGAAGAAAGTTACGGTGATATAACCCCCCTTACCGTGACCCAGAAGATATTCTCGGTCACCCTTGCCCTTGGTGGTGTGGGGCTAATTGCATACGTCTTCAGTTTAACCGTCTCGGTGGTGGCAATGACCCTCCAGGAAACCATTTCAGGTGCAAGGATACGCAGGTTAATGAGATCGATGAACAACCATTTTATTCTATGTGGTTTTGGCCGTGTGGGATCTTCGGTTTTTAATGAACTCAAGAAGAGGAATCAGAAGGCTATAATAATTGAAAAGGATCGTGAAATAGTTGAAAAGGAACTCTGGGATGATCCAGAGGTCCTGGCCATACCAGAAAGCGCCACCGATGAGGAAACCCTGATGTCGGCCGGTATAAAAAGGGCCAGGGGCGTGATAATAGCCACCGGCGACGACGTCGACAACCTCTTCATAACCCTCACCTGCAGGGAGCTGAACCCGGATATATGGATAGTTACGAGGGCCAGTAAAAAGGAGAACGTAAGGAGGCTCTACCGTGCAGGAGCTGACCGTGTGGTTTCACCAGAGATCAGCGGCGGTGAGGACATATACTTCGCGGCCATGGAACCCACAATGGTCAGGATCACCGTGAAGCATGATGTTGATGATATCGGGAGGGAGGCCGAGATAATAGTTAAGTATGGCTGCACCCTGGAGGACATAGAGTATCATCTTCCAGAGTTCAGGGAACCCCTCATCAGGAAGATAGGCGTTTCCAGCAGGGAGGAGGTTGAAAGGTTCCTCAGGAGTCTTGAAGAGGACAGGAACAGGAAGGCCTCCCTTACCAGAATATATGAATCTGTAAGCGGGATACACTCCCACTGGATATCCGGGCCTGACAGGGAAAGCCTGAACAGGGCGCTTGATGAACTGAAAAGGGAAGGCATCCTCCTGGGTGTGAACCTGGATGAGGATGAGATAAAGGAGGTTGCAAGGAAATACGGGCGTATCGTTGAGATAATAATCAGGCCCGAGATGAGTGTCGTTGAAAACCATGGGGTGGAGGATATCCGGAGGGAGGCTGAGATCATAATAAACCATGGATGCACCATAGAGGACATAGAGTACTATCTCCCTGGCTTTTCAGAGCCCCTGAGGCGTAATGTCGGTGTGGATTCAATGGAGGATGTTGACCGCTTCATCCAAACACTGAGGAGCGATTCACGTAAGCTTGAATCCCTTGACCGCCTCTACACCCTCTCAGGTGGGGGTATACACAGCCACAGGATCTCAGGCCCTGACACAAAGAGTCTTGAAAGGGTTGAGAAGGAACTCAGGGATGCCGGTTTCCTCCTGGGCGTTAACCTTAACCTCCAGGAGATCAAGTCCCTGATCCAGAAATCCGGGAGGGTTGCTGAGATGCTGATAAAGCATGGTGTGGAGGAGACCGATGACAAGGAGATCATAATCAGACATGGGGGCCGCATACTTGATGCCAAGCACTACCTCCCGGGGGTCCGCCAGGTCGTCACCAGGAACCTTAACATCAGGAACAGGGAGGACCTTGAGAGGTGTCAGGAGGAACTGAAGAAACCCGATGCCAGGAGATCCCTCACAGCCCTCTACAGCATATCAAGGAACATCCACTCCCATACCGTTGCAGCGGATAGTGTCCGGGCTATAAAGAAGATTGAAGCCGAACTCAGAAAGAGGAACATCCTTCTTGGTGTGAACCTCACCGAGGAGGAGATATGGGAGATCGTTGAAAATGAAATGATGGAAAAATTCTGTATAGAATGATCAGAAGAGTTCGTGGAGTTTTATCTTGTACGCTCCAAGGTTACCTCCATAGTTCCCGGCGCTTATCTTGATTATGCCCGGAACCGTGCAGGCAGCCTTTATACCCTCCTTCATGGCCTCCCTGACTGCTTCCTCATTTACACCGTCGATGACTATCTCATAGACACCGTTGACGTTCTCAGGGATTTCACTGCCCTCAACCTCGTCCTTGAGGGTGACGCACATCTTCTCATTGGTGGATGCATTCAGGAATTTGTACTTGTTTGAACCCACCTTGGAACCTGAAGCCACCACACCACCCGGGAAGGGTGTGATTGTGCCTTCAACAGCTTCTATTGCATCCACTGCTGCCTGTGCCGCCAGGAGGGCTGATGCCTGACTGTCACCCATTATGAAGAAGTTTCCACCGGCAACTCCATCCTTTATTCCGAGTTCGCTCTCGATGAGGAAGTCGCCTGACATTATTGGTATTGAGTGGATCTTCCTGCCTTCGATTTCAAGTTCCTTCTCATACCCGTCTCCGAAGAACTTGAGCTTGAAACCTATGTTCAGCTTCTCATCCTCATCTTCAAGGGCATCGAAGACTGCTGTGGTGGGTGCTGTGAGTATACCCATACCCACCCTTTCAAGGAGTTCATGGTCAAGGTTCTTCTTGGATGGGTTGCAGATCATTATGGTGTATCCTGGTCTTCCATCGGGTGTTTCCTCCGGTGGGATGTAGCTGTCTATGCCAGCCTCTGCAGGGCAGCCTATGACAGATGTTCCGTAACCCGTTGCCTCTGTTGCAGCTATTCTGGCAAGTTTTTTTGTTGCAGCAGTTACAAGGACCCTTGAAACCTTAATCCCAAAGGCCTCTGCAAATGTGTCTTCTATTTCAACACCGTTTATCTCCATGATTATCACCAGATTGAATTAATAAAGGAATGTCTAATATATCTTTCTACTTTAATCCCCGCCAAAAATAGAATGAAGTGCCCGGCCCATCCAGAATACAGGATCCTATAGGGAAAAATAGTACGGTTTCATCAGCACGAACTCAGAATACCGTTAACCTTACTGTGAAATCAGGAACAGCTCCCTCCTTTAGATAATCCTCAGGAGAAAATCAATCATTGATCCCCGGCTTTAGAACCTTTATCCTGAAACATGTGCCTGGTGAGAGCGTGTAATCCAGCTTTGCCTCAATCTGATTGATGAGGTTCCTAACGAGCTGGAGTCCCAGGGTATCCGAGTTTTCAAAGCCAACACCATCCGGGAACCCCATCCCGTTATCCCTGACTTCAAGCATGTAATGGTCTTCCTTATTCCTGAAAACCGCCCTTATCCTTCCATCACGTCCATCTGTGAAGGCGTGCCTGAAACTGTTTGAAAGGAGTTCTGAGAGTATCATCCCCATTGGCACCGCCAGATCCAGGGGCATGTCAGCATCCTCAAAGTAAAGTTCAAGCTTTATGTTACCGGGTTCAGGGGAGTAGGTGCTTAAAATCCCCGATACAATACTCCTTGCGTATCCTGAGAAGTTTATACTGTCAAAGGAATTCTCCTGGATGAGTTTCTCATATGCCTTTCTTATGGATTTAAGCCGGTTCTGGGTATCCCTGAGAAGTTCGAAGTCGGCATCATCCTTTATGTAGGGGAACTGGAGGTTCACAATACTCGTTATGATCTGCAGGTTCCTGTCGATCTGTCTGTAAAGGTTGCCTATGATGTTCTCAAGTTCCTCAACCTTTCTTCCAAGTTTTTCAGCCTCATCCAGCCTTCCCGAAGCATCCCTCGCAGTCACAAGTACAAAAATCTGTCCTGAAATCTCGAGGGGTCTGAAATTGAGTTCCAGGGGAACTGGCTGGCCTTCAGGATCCATGAATTCAAAAACAGTGGGTTCAGGGAGTACTCCCTCCCCTATCCTGTCCAGGACTATCCTCAGCCTTGACCTCTGTATGAGTGGAACCGCCCTGAGGGCCTGCAGATACCTGCCCCTGAGTTTATCGGGATCATAGCCAATTTTATCTGCAAATGAAGCGCTCAGGTCCAGTATGAACCCATTCATATCCTGTAGGATCCAGGGATCAGATGCTTCAAGGATCAGATTAAGGTAATCTGGTGATGAACGTATTTCATTCACCAGTTTTTCATACGGGTTTTCATCCTGCAGTTTCTCAGTTAAGAAAATTTTTTCAATCATGGTATCCCCCTAACCATGGAATCATATTCCTTTCTCGGTGTCCCCTATCTGTATGTACTTATGTCCTCACCAGATAAATCCTTTTGTATTTGTGTGAATCTGGGCACAAAGTGCATTTAATGGCAGGTTCTCACCGTTTATACAGGCATTCCTATAAATCTACGCCGGGTTAGAGTTTATCCATGAGTTTTTCTGCAACAGATGATCCGAAGTACGGGAGGACGGCGATTCCCATTGCAGAGACCATCCAGAATGAGATCAGTCTTTCAACAACCGTTACCGCCGCGCTTACCGATGGTGAAACACCTGCAGCTGAATAGAAGACTATCATTATCCCATCAACAGCACCCACCCCCCCTGGAAGCAGGGGTATCATCCCTATGAGGGTTGCCAGTATGAATACCTCTGCTATTACAAGAATTGAGACA
The sequence above is drawn from the Methanothermobacter wolfeii genome and encodes:
- a CDS encoding argininosuccinate synthase; translation: MDKVVLAFSGGLDTSVCIKLLEEKYDMEVITACVDVGQPRHEIERPARVARELGNYRHHTIDAREEFASDYIFPAIKANAVYEGYPLSTALARPLIAKKIVEVAEKEGASAIAHGCTGKGNDQFRFEAVIRSTTDLDVIAPIRDLNLTRTEEMEYARSCGIPLPSDKLYSIDENLWGRAIEGDVLEDPAVEPPEDAFEWTKPVDETPEEPETVEIQFSGGVPVAINREELKPVEIVERANEIAGTHGIGRVDIMEDRIIGMKSREVYETPGACLLIEAHRGLEQLTLTRSELRFAEIISSTYAELVYNGLWHDPLREDLDMAINHMQRRVTGTVKVKLHRGNMRITGRSSPYSLYSEEIVSFEDKTLDQREMAGMVKNYALQAAIYRKVCRKEN
- a CDS encoding ion channel yields the protein MPPQKSFMENAYYVPLSVIYYALAALLALMIYGVIGSIYIMGLDFYNAIYFTVITIATVGYGDITPLTVTP
- a CDS encoding sensor histidine kinase encodes the protein MIEKIFLTEKLQDENPYEKLVNEIRSSPDYLNLILEASDPWILQDMNGFILDLSASFADKIGYDPDKLRGRYLQALRAVPLIQRSRLRIVLDRIGEGVLPEPTVFEFMDPEGQPVPLELNFRPLEISGQIFVLVTARDASGRLDEAEKLGRKVEELENIIGNLYRQIDRNLQIITSIVNLQFPYIKDDADFELLRDTQNRLKSIRKAYEKLIQENSFDSINFSGYARSIVSGILSTYSPEPGNIKLELYFEDADMPLDLAVPMGMILSELLSNSFRHAFTDGRDGRIRAVFRNKEDHYMLEVRDNGMGFPDGVGFENSDTLGLQLVRNLINQIEAKLDYTLSPGTCFRIKVLKPGIND
- the fhcD gene encoding formylmethanofuran--tetrahydromethanopterin N-formyltransferase, producing MEINGVEIEDTFAEAFGIKVSRVLVTAATKKLARIAATEATGYGTSVIGCPAEAGIDSYIPPEETPDGRPGYTIMICNPSKKNLDHELLERVGMGILTAPTTAVFDALEDEDEKLNIGFKLKFFGDGYEKELEIEGRKIHSIPIMSGDFLIESELGIKDGVAGGNFFIMGDSQASALLAAQAAVDAIEAVEGTITPFPGGVVASGSKVGSNKYKFLNASTNEKMCVTLKDEVEGSEIPENVNGVYEIVIDGVNEEAVREAMKEGIKAACTVPGIIKISAGNYGGNLGAYKIKLHELF
- a CDS encoding pro-sigmaK processing inhibitor BofA family protein — translated: METMSLLILVVLGTFLIAGGLALLRVLLSVGRTLITVAANMLTGLLILICVNMLPFINLPLNLLTILVAGFGGIAGVGILIIGNIAGFI
- a CDS encoding 3H domain-containing protein, which produces MKEESYGDITPLTVTQKIFSVTLALGGVGLIAYVFSLTVSVVAMTLQETISGARIRRLMRSMNNHFILCGFGRVGSSVFNELKKRNQKAIIIEKDREIVEKELWDDPEVLAIPESATDEETLMSAGIKRARGVIIATGDDVDNLFITLTCRELNPDIWIVTRASKKENVRRLYRAGADRVVSPEISGGEDIYFAAMEPTMVRITVKHDVDDIGREAEIIVKYGCTLEDIEYHLPEFREPLIRKIGVSSREEVERFLRSLEEDRNRKASLTRIYESVSGIHSHWISGPDRESLNRALDELKREGILLGVNLDEDEIKEVARKYGRIVEIIIRPEMSVVENHGVEDIRREAEIIINHGCTIEDIEYYLPGFSEPLRRNVGVDSMEDVDRFIQTLRSDSRKLESLDRLYTLSGGGIHSHRISGPDTKSLERVEKELRDAGFLLGVNLNLQEIKSLIQKSGRVAEMLIKHGVEETDDKEIIIRHGGRILDAKHYLPGVRQVVTRNLNIRNREDLERCQEELKKPDARRSLTALYSISRNIHSHTVAADSVRAIKKIEAELRKRNILLGVNLTEEEIWEIVENEMMEKFCIE
- a CDS encoding NAD(P)H-hydrate dehydratase, which codes for MKPVDMNAADRNAEYLGIPGLSLMENAGRVIAEEVRGVTSGGRVAVFCGPGGNGGDGFVAARHLLNMGFDVDVYLLAHPSRIRSGDALQNLRVLEAMQPHPGGFNIIMINDSSDIPEVDADVIVDAILGTGVHGRIREPYRSAIKVINRADSFRVSVDVPSGLNPADGTVEDVAVSADLTVTFHRMKDGLREADPAVTGEVVVADIGIPGAAEVFLGPGDLLRLPSRDPGSHKGENGRVLVVGGSRYYSGAPALAGLSALRVGADLVTVACPTRAAAALRSTSPDLIVRELEGDHISLGAVDEIMELAEASDSVLMGCGAGTDPETGEAFLRIIGELEGTGKPLVLDADALKLVHASDVAGYRELVVTPHMGEFRKFFSLKSEIYGDMNERITAFQSVSSRIRGTVLLKGRTDIILQEGRVRLNRTGCPAMTVGGTGDCLAGVTVGLMAMGLSPFDSAALASFINGSAGEMAADRYGDGLKASDILEFIPRAMKMESYGL
- a CDS encoding succinylglutamate desuccinylase/aspartoacylase family protein: MRISLIYDGSGGDVACNPALRPYIVGADCRLIAEQSLRGTVMLEFGGSGPSVMVTAGVHGNEIPPQAAALRLVEFLGSSRVRGKVYLVPFAAPWSTMRNSRWFHGMDLNRSADVDGSVTNMLFRIARKLGVDAVGDFHSTAPGSRPGVEGVFCSDEPEPRSRDIAEYITSRTSSRLLCYERASSHYRGALEDECNLAGIPAVTCEVLSENGAIREGSVERSLLQMKLFLECMGIGIMR